Genomic segment of Mycolicibacterium sarraceniae:
CGACGCACCCTCTGGATTGGAGGTGGCGGCCAATACGAACACACCGCGCCCGTTGGCGGCGGCCATATCCAAAAGTGGCTGCAGCGAACCGAATCCGAGATATGGCGAGGCCGTGACGGCATCGGCAGCCAGTGGGCCGGTGCCGGCCCAGGCCTGTGCATAGGCGGCCATCGTCGAGCCGATGTCGCCGCGTTTGGCGTCGGCGAGCACCAGCACCCCGGCCTCTCGCAACCCAACAATGGTGTTCTCCAGCACCGCGAAACCCGCTGAGCCGTAAGCCTCGAAGAACGCCACCTGTGGCTTCACGATCGCGAACCCGGCATAAGCCCGCACACAGATCTCGCTGAACCGGGCCAGGCCGTCGGCGCTGATCGGAAGGTCCCAGGCCCGCAACAATTCCGGATGCGGGTCGATGCCGAGGCACAGCGGCCCCCGCGCGCCGATCGCGGCGGCCAGCCGGGCGCCGAACCCGGGCTCAGTCATGACCCACCTCAGTCATGGCCCACCTCAGTCATGACCCAGGGTGGCGTGCAACTCCTGCAGCGAGCGCACGTCGATGTCACCGCGCATACCGGCTTCGATGCCCTGCACGGCTGCCGAGGCGCCCTGGACGGTGGTGATGCACGGGACATTCATCGCCACCGCGGCCGAGCGGATCTCGTAGCCATCGATGCGCGGGCCCGAGTTGCCGTACGGGGTGTTGATCACCATGTCGATGTCACCGGCGAGAATCGCGTCCACCGCAGACATGGCGGGTCGGCCTTCGCCCGGTTCCTCGAAGTGCTTGCGCACCACGCCGCAGGGAATCCCGTTGCGGCGCAGCATCTCCGCGGTACCCTCGGTGGCCAGTACTCGGAAACCCAGATCGGCGAGCCGCTTGACCGGGAACACCAGCGAGCGCTTGTCGCGGTTGGCCACCGAGACGAAGATCGTGCCGGTGCTCGGCAACGATCCGTACGCCGCGGTCTGGCTCTTGGCGAACGCACTGCCGAAATCGCGGTCGATGCCCATCACCTCACCGGTCGACTTCATCTCCGGTCCGAGCAGCGAGTCGATGGCCGAGCCGTCGGCCTTGCGGAACCGGTGGAACGGCAGCACCGCCTCCTTCACCGCGATCGGCGCGTTCGGCGACGGTGTCGCGCCGTCCCCGCTCGCCGCCAGCACACCTTCGGCTCGCAGTTGGGAGATACTGGCGCCGAGCATGACTCGCGCGCAGGCCTTGGCCAGTGGGATCGCGGTGGCCTTCGAGACGAAGGGAACGGTCCGGCTGGCCCGCGGATTGGCCTCCAGCACGTAGAGCACATCGTCCTTGAGCGCGTACTGCACGTTGAGCAGTCCGACCACGCCGACGCCGTGTGCGATCGCCTCGGTGGCTCGCCGGACCGCTTCGATATCGCTGCGGCCCAACGTCACTGGCGGCAGCGCACACGCCGAGTCACCGGAGTGAATACCGGCCTCCTCGATGTGCTCCATCACACCACCGATGTAGACCTCGGTGCCGTCGCAGAGAGCGTCGACGTCGATCTCGATCGCGTCCTCGAGGAACCGGTCGACCAGCACCGGATGCTCGGGTGAGAGCTGGGTGGCCCGGGTGATGTACCCGTGCAATGTCTGTTCGTCGTAGACGATCTCCATCCCGCGCCCGCCGAGCACGTACGACGGCCGCACCAGGACCGGATAGCCGATGCGGGCGGCGATCTCGCGGGCCTGCTCGAAGCTGGTGGCCGTGCCGAACTTCGGTGCCGGCAACCCTGCGCTCTTCAGCACATCACCGAAGCGTCCGCGGTCCTCAGCGAGGTCGATCGCCTCGGGCCGGGTGCCGACGATCGGCACGCCGGCGTCGGCCAGCCGCTGTGCCAGCCCCAGCGGGGTCTGCCCGCCGAGCTGCACGATCACCCCGGCCACCCCCGGACCGCCCTGTCCTGACTGCGATTCGGCGTGGTAGACCTCCAGGACGTCCTCGAAGGTCAGCGGTTCGAAGTACAGCCGGTCGGCGGTGTCGTAGTCCGTCGACACCGTTTCGGGGTTGCAGTTGACCATGACGGTCTCGAACCCGGCCTCGCTCAACGTGGTCGCCGCGTGCACACAGCTGTAGTCGAACTCGATGCCCTGACCGATGCGGTTGGGGCCCGATCCCAGGATCAGCACCTTCGGCCGATCGGTCTGCGGCACCACCTCGGTCTCGGCTGCGGGGTCCAGCTCATAGCTGGAGTAGTGGTAGGGCGTTTTGGCCTCAAACTCGGCCGCGCAGGTGTCGACGGTCTTGAACACCGGATGGATGCCAAGGCGCTGGCGCAGTGCCCGCACACCGGCTTCACCGGCCAATTCGGTTCGCAGCGAGGCGATCTGACGATCGGACAACCCGTTGTGCTTGGACCGCCGCAGCAGGTCCTCGTCGAGCACCGGCGCTTCGATCAATTCCCGGCGCAACGCGACCAGGCACGCCACCTGCTCGACGAACCACGGGTCGACACCGGAGGCTTCGGCAACCTCTTCGACGCCGGCGCCGAGCCGCAGCGCCAATTCGATGTCGTAGAGCCGCCCTTCGGTCGGGGTGCGCAACCGGTCCAGGATGTCGGGCACCGAACCGTCGTCGTCGGGCCCGGTCCAGAACCCGGCGCGAGTGGTCTCCAGTGAGCGCATCACCTTGCCCAGCGCTTCGATGAAGTTGCGGCCCAAGGACATCGCCTCGCCCACCGATTTCATCGTGGTGGTCAGCGTCGGGTCGGCACCGGGGAACTTCTCGAATGCGAACCGCGGCGCCTTGACCACGACGTAGTCCAGTGTGGGCTCGAAACAGGCCGGGGTTTTCTTGGTGATGTCGTTGACGATCTCGTCGAGCGTGTAGCCGATCGCGAGCTTGGCGGCGATCTTGGCGATCGGGAATCCGGTGGCCTTGGAGGCCAACGCACTCGAGCGTGACACCCGCGGGTTCATCTCGATGACGATGAGCCGGCCGTCTTTCGGGTCCACCGCGAACTGGATGTTGCAGCCGCCGGTATCCACCCCGACCTCGCGCAGGATCGCGATGCCCAGGTCCCGCATGGTCTGGTATTCGCGGTCGGTGAGCGTCATCGCCGGGGCGACAGTCACCGAGTCACCGGTGTGCACCCCCATCGGGTCGACGTTCTCGATCGAGCACACCACCACCACGTTGTCGTGGTGGTCGCGCATCAGCTCGAGCTCGTATTCCTTCCACCCGTAGATGGATTCCTCGATCAGCACGTTCGCCGACGGGGATGCCGCCAGGCCGTCGCCTGCCATCCGCTCGACGTCCTCGAGCGAATGCGCCATGCCCGATCCCAGCCCGCCCATGGTGAACGACGGGCGAACCACGACGGGCAGGCCCAGCTCGGCGACGGTCTCGCGTACCTCGGCCATCGTGTAGCAGACGGCCGACTTCGCCGACTCGCCGCCGACTTTCGCGACGATGTCCTTGAACTTCTGCCGGTCCTCACCGCGCTGGATGGCGTCGAAGTCGGCGCCGATCATCTCGACGCCGTACTTTTCGAGGACGCCGTCATTGTGCAGGGCGACAGCGGTGTTCAGCGCGGTCTGACCGCCCAGGGTGGCCAGCACGGCATCGATCTTGTTACCGCGCGCGGCCTGCTGGGCGATGACCTTCTCGACGAACGCCGAGGTGATGGGCTCGACGTAGGTGTAGTCGGCGTACTCCGGATCGGTCATGATCGTCGCCGGGTTCGAGTTGACCAGGCTGACGGTCAGTCCCTCGGCGCGTAACACCCGGCAGGCCTGGGTGCCCGAGTAGTCGAACTCGCAGGCCTGGCCGATGACGATCGGCCCCGAGCCGATGACGAGAATGTGGTTGAGGTCGGTCCGGCGTGGCATTTAGCGCTTCCCCTCGTCCATCAGGTCCACGAATTGGTCGAACAGGTAGTTCGCGTCGTGCGGTCCGGCCGCGGCCTCCGGGTGGTACTGCACCGAAAAAGCCTTCCCGTTGGCGAGTCTGATGCCTTCGACGACGCCATCGTTGGCGCAGCTGTGGCTGACCAGCGCGGGGCCGAAGTCGGTGCTGAAATGCTCACCGGCCTCACCTTCCAGCGCGAACCCGTGGTTCTGCGCGGTGATCGCGACCGTGCCGGTGGCGTGATCGATCACCGGCACGTTGACACCGCGGTGGCCGAACACCATCTTGTAGGTGGACCGTCCCAGCGCCCGCCCCAGGATTTGGTTGCCGAAACAGATTCCGAAAAGCGGGATTTCGGCACCCAGGACTTCGCGGGTCACCCCGACGATGTGGTCGGCGGTGGCCGGGTCGCCCGGGCCGTTGGACAGGAACACCCCGTCCGGCTTCAGCTCGGCGATCTGGGCGAACGTGGCCGCCGACGAGAGCACGTGGGTTCGGATGCCGCGGTTGGCGAAGTTGCGCGGCGTGTTGGTCTTGATGCCGAGGTCGAGCGCGACGACGGTGAACCGATGCGCACCTTCGGGTTCCACGATGTAGCTCTGCGTGGTGCTGACCTGCCCAGCGAGGTCAGCACCGAGCATGGCGGGCTGGCTGCGCACCCGGTGCAGCAGTTCCTCGGTGTCGGCCAGCGCAGGCCCGGAGAACACCCCGGCCTTCATCGAGCCCTGGGAGCGCAGGTGGCGCACGACTGCGCGGGTGTCGACCCCGGCGATGCCGACGATGTGCTGGCGCGCGAGCTCGTCGTCCAGTGTCCCGGTGGCCCGCCAGTTCGACGCCCGCGGCGAGGGGTCACGCACGACGTAGCCGGCCACCCAGATCTTGTCGCCGCGGCTCTCGGAGTCCTCGTCGTTCCAGCCGGTGTTGCCGATCTGCGGGGCAGTGGCCACCACGATCTGGCGGTGATAGCTGGGGTCGGTCAGCGTCTCCTGGTAGCCGGACATCCCGGTGGAGAACACCGCTTCGCCGAGAGTCTCTCCGACCGCACCGAATTCGGTGCCGGTGTAGACCCGCCCGTCCTCCAATATCAGCTGGGCTTTACCCGTCACGCTGCTTCTCCTGTTGTCGTCCATCGTGCATAGTCGCGGCGGTCGTCGCCGCGAAAGCCTGTGTCAACCTCGGTGCCCGAGCGCAACCGCCAGCGAATCGCCAAGATGCCTGCCACTTTTCCGGCCAGTGCCCGCTCGGCGCGGATGCCGGCGATCGCGTCCTGCGGAATCCAGATGGGCGTCGCCCCGGAGCGCTCGAGCAAAATCCCCTCGGGGTAGCGGGTCAGCACCGCTTTGGACCGGAAACCCAAGTCGCCGGCGGCAATCCGCTCCAGCCAATTGCCCGCCAAGGTGGTGCCCACGTAGAGGCCTCTGGTCGGGGCGACAATGGCCGAGCTCAGCAGATCGGGCATCGACGGCAGTTCACCCAGCAGTGCCATCTGCCGCTTGGCGCGGTGTTTCCAGCCCCGCAGCATGCGCCCGATCAGCACGCCGATGATCACGACGATGACGAAAGCGAAGATGTACGCCCCGATCGCCGTTCCGGTGTTCACGCTGGGCTCTTCCCGTCCCGCGCTGTCACAGTGCCCCGCAACAGTGTCGCGGTGACCGTCGCCGGCAGCGTCATTGCCGCGAACGGGGTATTGGCTGACCGGCTGGCCAGCTCCGAGCCCTCGACCACCCAGGTGCCGGCCGGGTCGACGACGACCAGGTTGGCGGGCTCCCCCACCTCCAGTGGACGGCCCTGATCGTCCAGTCCGACAAGGCGGGCTGGGTTCTCGCTCATCACCCGCGCCACACCGCGCCAATCCAGCAGGCCGGTGGCCACCATCGTCTCGACGACCACCGACAGCGCGGTCTGCAGGCCGAGCATGCCCGGGCGCGCATGGGAGAACTCACAACACTTCTCCTGCTCGGCGTGCGGCGCGTGGTCGGTGGCCACACAGTCGAGCACCCCGTCGGCCAGCGCCTGACGCAGCGCCTGGGCGTCGGAGGCCTCCCGCAGCGGCGGGTTCACCCGATTCACCCCGTCGTAGCCGGCCAGCCGGCTGTCGTCGAGCAGCAGGTGGTGTGGCGTGACCTCGGCGGTGATCGAAATACCTTGCTGCTTAGCCCATTTGATGAGCTCGACAGTTCCGGCGGTCGACGCGTGGCAGATGTGCACCCGGGCACCGGCATCGCGAGCCAGCAGCGCGTCACGGGCGACGATGGACTCTTCGGCGGCGCGTGGCCAGCCGGCCAGCCCGAGCTTGGCGGCGTTGGGGCCTTCGTGAGCGACGGCGCCGACGGTCAGTCGCGGCTCCTCGGCGTGCTGGGCGATCAGCACCCCGAGCCCGGTCGCGTACTCCAGCGCCCGGCGCATCACCAGTGGGTCGTCGACGCAGACACCGTCGTCGGAGAACATCTTGACCTGCGCCACACCGGCGGCCATCAAGCCCATTTCGGTGAGCTGCTTACCTTCCAGCCCCACCGTGACCGCACCCACCGGATGCACGTCGACCAGGCCCACCTGCTGACCGCGCCGCCAGACGTGATCGGTGACCACCGGGCTGTCGGCGACCGGATCGGTGTTGGCCATTGCGAACACGGCGGTGTAGCCACCCAATGCGGCTGCAGCCGAACCGGTTTCGATATCTTCGGCGTATTCCCGGCCGGGCTCGCGCAGATGGGCGTGCAGGTCGACGAAGCCGGGCAGCAACACCTGACCGGTGGCGTCGATGACGTCGGCATCGTTCGGCGCCTCGAGCTTCGGGCCGATCTCGGCGATCTGCCCGTCGCCCACCAGGACGTCGACCTGGCCGCCCTCGCCGTACAACCGGACGCCGCGAATTAACACGCTCATACCGAGACCGCCTCGTCCGTGCCGATCAGCAGATGGAACAGCACCGCCATCCGCACGTGAACACCGTTGGAAACCTGTTGCAGCACAGCTGATTGCGATGAATCCGCGGCGGCGAAGGAGATCTCCATACCGCGCAGCATCGGGCCGGGGTGTAGCACCACCGCATGGCCAGGCAGTACCGCCCGCCGGCGATCGGACAACCCGTAGCGGATCGAATACTCCCGCTCCGACGGGAAGAACCCGCCGTTCATCCGCTCGGCCTGTACCCGCAGCATCATCACCGCATCGGCACCCGGCAGTTCGGCGTCCAGATCGTGCGACACCGTCACCGGCCAGTCCTGCACCCCCACCGGTAGCAGGGTGGGCGGTGAGACCAGCACCACCTCGGCACCCAGCGTGGACAGCAGCGACACGTTCGAGCGGGCCACCCGGCTGTGCAGAATATCGCCGACGATCACCACCCGGCGGCCCTCGATGCCCCCGAGACGTTGGCGCAGCGTCAGCGCGTCCAGCAGCGCCTGGGTGGGGTGCTCGTGGGTGCCGTCACCAGCGTTGATCACGCAGGGCCCGGTGCCGTCGTCCTCCAGCGTCCACTCCGCGAGCTGTTGCGCCGCACCCGAAGCCGGGTGGCGGATGATCAGCGCATCGGCGCCGGCCGCGCGCAGCGTCAGCGCGGTGTCGCGCAGCGACTCCCCCTTGGCCACCGAGGATCCCGACGAGCTGACGTTGATCACGTCGGCGCTCATCCATTTGCCGGCGACCTCGAACGACACCCGGGTGCGGGTGGAGTTCTCGTAGAACATTGTGATGATCGTGCGCCCGCGCAGTGTCGGCAGCTTCTTGACCTCGCGCCCCAGCAGCGCCTGCCGGAACCGGTCAGCGTCGTCGAGGATCGCGGTGGCCTGATCGCGGGTCAGATCGCCCGCCGAGAGCAGATGCCGGATCGTCATCGGGTGGGACCTCCCTGGGGTGCGATCCAGATACCTTCGACGCCGTCGTCCTCGACCAGGCGCACCTTGACGTTCTCGCTGCGCGAGGTGGGCACGTTCTTGCCGACGTAATCCGCCCGCAGCGGCAGTTCGCGATGGCCGCGGTCGACCAGGACGGCCAGCTGCACCACCTTCGGCCGGCCGATATCGCGCAGGGCGTCCAGGGCCGAGCGCACCGAACGCCCGGTGTAGAGCACGTCATCGACCAGGATCACCAGGGCGCCGTCGATCCCGCCCGTCGGAATCGACGTTTTCTCCAGCGCACGGGGCGGCTTGAAGTCCAGGTCATCGCGGTACAGCGTGATGTCCAGGCCGCCGCAGCCGACCGTGACGCCGGCGAACTCGACGATCTTTTCGGCCAACCGGTTGGCCAGCGTGACACCGCGGGTGGGAATGCCGAGGAGGACGACGCGGGGCGCGTCGGGGGCGTCGAGCGCCGTCTTTTCGATGATCTGATGGGCGATGCGGGAAACGGTTCTACCGACGTCCGCACCGGACATCAATTCACGGTCGTCTGGGCTCACGAGCTAACCGGACCTCCTTCTCCGCCTCTCTGGACGGATCGTTAAAGGATGTCGAACTGCCGGGCAGCGTAACACCCACCAACTCATCTTCTCGAACCGCGCAATCGTGTTTCCGATTAGCCTGGATGAGGCGACCACACCGCATCCGTCCCACTGGGACTTCGATGCTCTGTCCGCGGTGAGCCCTGGCGTCACGATGGTCCCTGGGACACCAAGGGCCCCAAGGAAAGTGTCGTCACGTGGCAGGAGCAGGGTCAGATCACCGCCGAGCACCGGGCCGGCAATGCCGGCGTCGACATGGGATTCTGGCTGGTGACGGCGCAGCGGCCGTCAGTAGACGGCGCTCAGTAGAATCCGCCTGGTGAATCTCGGGGACAATCGCAGCTCAGTCGTGCAGGCCGTGGACGCCGGCTATTTGGCAGGCGCCGTCACCCTGGTGTGGCAGCGCGGGAATATCCTGCAGGTCAACGAAATCGGTTACCGCGACGTCGACGCCGGCCTACCGGTGCAGCGCGACACGATCTTCCGGATCGCCTCGATGACCAAACCGGTGACGGTGGCGGCGGCGATGGCTCTCATCGAGGAGGGCAAGCTCGCGCTGTCCGATCCGGTCAGCCGCTGGTTGCCGGAGCTGGCCGACATGCAGGTGCTCGTGGATCCGACCGGCCCGCTGGATCGGACCGTGCCCGCACAACGGCCGATCACGATCGACGACCTGATGACCCACCGCAGCGGACTGGCCTACCCGTTCTCGGTGGCCGGCCCCCTGGGCAGGGCGTATGCGCAGGTCTCATTCCGCCAGGACCAGGACCACTGGCTGGCGGAGGTCGCGAAGCTGCCGCTGGTCCACCAGCCCGGCGAGCGACTGACCTACAGTCACGCCACGGACGTCCTCGGCATCGCCGTCTCGCGGATCGAGGGCAAATCGCTGCACACCGTGCTCACCGAGCGGATCTTCGACCCGCTGGGCATGCCCGACACCGGGTTCTACATCTCCCCCAATAAGCGCGCCCGGGCCGCGACGATGTACCGGCTCGACGAAGAGACCGGCCTGCAGCACGACGCGATAGGCCCGATCCCGGTGACCGAACCCCGGTTCTGCCAGGGCGGCGCGAACCTGGTGACAACCGTCGACGACTACCTGCGGTTCGCCCGAATGCTGTTGGGCGGCGGCCACGTCGACGGGGTGCGGGTGCTCTCCGAGGAGTCGGTGCGGCTGATGCGCACCGATCGGTTGACCGCCGAACAGAAGCAATACCCGTTCCTGGGGTTGCCGTTCTGGGTGGGCCGCGGCTTCGGCCTGAACCTCTCGGTGGTCACCGATCCGG
This window contains:
- the pyrF gene encoding orotidine-5'-phosphate decarboxylase: MTEPGFGARLAAAIGARGPLCLGIDPHPELLRAWDLPISADGLARFSEICVRAYAGFAIVKPQVAFFEAYGSAGFAVLENTIVGLREAGVLVLADAKRGDIGSTMAAYAQAWAGTGPLAADAVTASPYLGFGSLQPLLDMAAANGRGVFVLAATSNPEGASVQRALTGERTVAQSVVDDAAAVNRAGLPQPGSIGVVVGATLDVVPDLSEVGGPVLVPGVGAQGGRPEALGGLGGARPGQILPAVSREVLRAGPDFAEVRTAAEKLRDAVAYLV
- the pyrR gene encoding bifunctional pyr operon transcriptional regulator/uracil phosphoribosyltransferase PyrR — encoded protein: MSGADVGRTVSRIAHQIIEKTALDAPDAPRVVLLGIPTRGVTLANRLAEKIVEFAGVTVGCGGLDITLYRDDLDFKPPRALEKTSIPTGGIDGALVILVDDVLYTGRSVRSALDALRDIGRPKVVQLAVLVDRGHRELPLRADYVGKNVPTSRSENVKVRLVEDDGVEGIWIAPQGGPTR
- the carA gene encoding glutamine-hydrolyzing carbamoyl-phosphate synthase small subunit; the protein is MTGKAQLILEDGRVYTGTEFGAVGETLGEAVFSTGMSGYQETLTDPSYHRQIVVATAPQIGNTGWNDEDSESRGDKIWVAGYVVRDPSPRASNWRATGTLDDELARQHIVGIAGVDTRAVVRHLRSQGSMKAGVFSGPALADTEELLHRVRSQPAMLGADLAGQVSTTQSYIVEPEGAHRFTVVALDLGIKTNTPRNFANRGIRTHVLSSAATFAQIAELKPDGVFLSNGPGDPATADHIVGVTREVLGAEIPLFGICFGNQILGRALGRSTYKMVFGHRGVNVPVIDHATGTVAITAQNHGFALEGEAGEHFSTDFGPALVSHSCANDGVVEGIRLANGKAFSVQYHPEAAAGPHDANYLFDQFVDLMDEGKR
- the carB gene encoding carbamoyl-phosphate synthase large subunit produces the protein MPRRTDLNHILVIGSGPIVIGQACEFDYSGTQACRVLRAEGLTVSLVNSNPATIMTDPEYADYTYVEPITSAFVEKVIAQQAARGNKIDAVLATLGGQTALNTAVALHNDGVLEKYGVEMIGADFDAIQRGEDRQKFKDIVAKVGGESAKSAVCYTMAEVRETVAELGLPVVVRPSFTMGGLGSGMAHSLEDVERMAGDGLAASPSANVLIEESIYGWKEYELELMRDHHDNVVVVCSIENVDPMGVHTGDSVTVAPAMTLTDREYQTMRDLGIAILREVGVDTGGCNIQFAVDPKDGRLIVIEMNPRVSRSSALASKATGFPIAKIAAKLAIGYTLDEIVNDITKKTPACFEPTLDYVVVKAPRFAFEKFPGADPTLTTTMKSVGEAMSLGRNFIEALGKVMRSLETTRAGFWTGPDDDGSVPDILDRLRTPTEGRLYDIELALRLGAGVEEVAEASGVDPWFVEQVACLVALRRELIEAPVLDEDLLRRSKHNGLSDRQIASLRTELAGEAGVRALRQRLGIHPVFKTVDTCAAEFEAKTPYHYSSYELDPAAETEVVPQTDRPKVLILGSGPNRIGQGIEFDYSCVHAATTLSEAGFETVMVNCNPETVSTDYDTADRLYFEPLTFEDVLEVYHAESQSGQGGPGVAGVIVQLGGQTPLGLAQRLADAGVPIVGTRPEAIDLAEDRGRFGDVLKSAGLPAPKFGTATSFEQAREIAARIGYPVLVRPSYVLGGRGMEIVYDEQTLHGYITRATQLSPEHPVLVDRFLEDAIEIDVDALCDGTEVYIGGVMEHIEEAGIHSGDSACALPPVTLGRSDIEAVRRATEAIAHGVGVVGLLNVQYALKDDVLYVLEANPRASRTVPFVSKATAIPLAKACARVMLGASISQLRAEGVLAASGDGATPSPNAPIAVKEAVLPFHRFRKADGSAIDSLLGPEMKSTGEVMGIDRDFGSAFAKSQTAAYGSLPSTGTIFVSVANRDKRSLVFPVKRLADLGFRVLATEGTAEMLRRNGIPCGVVRKHFEEPGEGRPAMSAVDAILAGDIDMVINTPYGNSGPRIDGYEIRSAAVAMNVPCITTVQGASAAVQGIEAGMRGDIDVRSLQELHATLGHD
- a CDS encoding dihydroorotase, encoding MSVLIRGVRLYGEGGQVDVLVGDGQIAEIGPKLEAPNDADVIDATGQVLLPGFVDLHAHLREPGREYAEDIETGSAAAALGGYTAVFAMANTDPVADSPVVTDHVWRRGQQVGLVDVHPVGAVTVGLEGKQLTEMGLMAAGVAQVKMFSDDGVCVDDPLVMRRALEYATGLGVLIAQHAEEPRLTVGAVAHEGPNAAKLGLAGWPRAAEESIVARDALLARDAGARVHICHASTAGTVELIKWAKQQGISITAEVTPHHLLLDDSRLAGYDGVNRVNPPLREASDAQALRQALADGVLDCVATDHAPHAEQEKCCEFSHARPGMLGLQTALSVVVETMVATGLLDWRGVARVMSENPARLVGLDDQGRPLEVGEPANLVVVDPAGTWVVEGSELASRSANTPFAAMTLPATVTATLLRGTVTARDGKSPA
- a CDS encoding PH-like domain-containing protein, encoding MNTGTAIGAYIFAFVIVVIIGVLIGRMLRGWKHRAKRQMALLGELPSMPDLLSSAIVAPTRGLYVGTTLAGNWLERIAAGDLGFRSKAVLTRYPEGILLERSGATPIWIPQDAIAGIRAERALAGKVAGILAIRWRLRSGTEVDTGFRGDDRRDYARWTTTGEAA
- a CDS encoding serine hydrolase domain-containing protein, with the protein product MNLGDNRSSVVQAVDAGYLAGAVTLVWQRGNILQVNEIGYRDVDAGLPVQRDTIFRIASMTKPVTVAAAMALIEEGKLALSDPVSRWLPELADMQVLVDPTGPLDRTVPAQRPITIDDLMTHRSGLAYPFSVAGPLGRAYAQVSFRQDQDHWLAEVAKLPLVHQPGERLTYSHATDVLGIAVSRIEGKSLHTVLTERIFDPLGMPDTGFYISPNKRARAATMYRLDEETGLQHDAIGPIPVTEPRFCQGGANLVTTVDDYLRFARMLLGGGHVDGVRVLSEESVRLMRTDRLTAEQKQYPFLGLPFWVGRGFGLNLSVVTDPVKSSQLYGPGGAGTFSWPGAYGTWWQADPANDLILIYLIQNYPNLSAPAAAAVAGNTSLTKLQSVQPKFVRRTYDALGL
- a CDS encoding aspartate carbamoyltransferase catalytic subunit, whose amino-acid sequence is MTIRHLLSAGDLTRDQATAILDDADRFRQALLGREVKKLPTLRGRTIITMFYENSTRTRVSFEVAGKWMSADVINVSSSGSSVAKGESLRDTALTLRAAGADALIIRHPASGAAQQLAEWTLEDDGTGPCVINAGDGTHEHPTQALLDALTLRQRLGGIEGRRVVIVGDILHSRVARSNVSLLSTLGAEVVLVSPPTLLPVGVQDWPVTVSHDLDAELPGADAVMMLRVQAERMNGGFFPSEREYSIRYGLSDRRRAVLPGHAVVLHPGPMLRGMEISFAAADSSQSAVLQQVSNGVHVRMAVLFHLLIGTDEAVSV